Proteins co-encoded in one Medicago truncatula cultivar Jemalong A17 chromosome 8, MtrunA17r5.0-ANR, whole genome shotgun sequence genomic window:
- the LOC25501434 gene encoding uncharacterized protein, translated as METNDSEPYHSSLNTGVAMLSRRLFNSCRKFIGRQPRSDANIDAQLDRILAVVDVLEASSLRLGSTRHPDYYSILRVKQSEAANRDLIRQQFKTLVRLLDPNKNKFPFADEALMRVREAWYVLSDPVRLEKLERQIRGDDVSAASFWTMCPYCWYLHEYERKYEDCSLRCANCKRTFHGTAVNPPDSESMVEGKEQYYCYHMSLPLRYPVDGGSQFELDGKKMRIKTVANRVRVKAFAPESESDPESDPEEMEVEM; from the coding sequence ATGGAAACAAATGACTCCGAGCCCTACCACTCTTCTCTTAACACAGGAGTTGCTATGCTCTCACGTCGACTATTCAATTCTTGCCGCAAGTTCATCGGTCGTCAGCCAAGATCCGACGCTAATATTGATGCACAACTTGATCGCATTCTTGCTGTTGTCGATGTACTGGAAGCCTCTTCACTCCGATTGGGTTCCACCCGCCACCCAGACTACTATTCCATCCTCAGAGTCAAACAATCAGAAGCTGCAAACCGTGACCTTATCCGGCAGCAATTCAAAACCCTCGTCCGACTGCTTGACCCAAACAAGAACAAATTTCCATTTGCTGATGAAGCTCTTATGCGAGTCCGTGAAGCCTGGTATGTTCTCTCTGACCCGGTTAGACTAGAAAAATTAGAACGCCAGATCCGTGGAGATGATGTTTCAGCTGCGTCATTTTGGACTATGTGTCCTTATTGTTGGTATTTGCATGAATATGAGAGAAAGTATGAAGACTGTTCTCTTAGATGTGCAAATTGTAAGAGGACATTTCACGGTACAGCCGTGAATCCCCCGGATTCAGAGTCTATGGTGGAGGGAAAGGAACAATACTATTGCTATCATATGAGTTTGCCTTTGAGGTATCCTGTGGATGGAGGGTCTCAGTTTGAACTTGATGGAAAGAAGATGAGGATCAAAACTGTGGCTAATAGAGTTAGAGTGAAAGCGTTTGCTCCTGAGAGTGAATCTGACCCTGAATCTGATCCAGAAGAAATGGAAGTGGAAATGTGA